The DNA sequence GCTTGAAGTAGGTCTTACCAACTACGCTGCAGGTAATTCTTTGTTaattatgtatttattgttttttCATTGGCCCTTTCTGTATGAAACGGTTGTATCTTTCTGTATATGTTATAAAATGGTTGTATCTTTCTGTATGTCAGCTTACTGCACTGGACTTCTTTTGGCTCGTCGTGTCTTGAAAATGCTCGAGATGGATGACGAGTACGAGGGAAATGTTGAGGTAATTGATTTTGTTTTGTTGTATTGTTTTTTGTGTTGCCTTGTTATGCttgttccatattttaataattgttCTTGTTTGCAGGCTACTGGAGAGGATTACTCTGTAGAACCTGCAGAGACCAGGAGGCCATTCCGTGCCCTTCTTGATGTTGGTCTCCTCAGGACTACCACTGGCAACCGTGTTTTTGGTGCTCTTAAGGTACCCATtagtttttaatatattttttgtggTGTCTGTTCATTGACGGTGGTGctgcaattttttttgttgtgattGTATTGAATCTCATTTCCTCTTTTCACATTTCTTTAATTGTAGGGTGCTTTGGATGGTGGTTTGGATATCCCCCACAGTGACAAGAGGTTTGCTGGATTTTCAAAAGACAACAAGAAGCTTGATGCTGAAATTCACCGCAAGTACATCTTTGGTGGCCACATTGCAGATTACATGAGGGTATGTTAGGAGACTTTGCTAAAATTTTCTGTTTATGATTAGATCGCCTTCTCTGTTTGTGTTCATTTCATTGGAACTTGAATCCATTTTTTAAACCTTGTTTTGTAGACTCTTATGGAAGACGAGCCTGAGAAATACCAGTCACACTTCTCACAATACATTAAGAAAGGCATTGAGGCTGACAATATTGAGGAGGTGTACAAGAAAGTGCATGCGGCTATCCGTGCTGATCCCATAATTAAGAAGTCTGAGAAGCAGCCTCCTAAGGAGCACAAAAGGTCTGTAAAAATAACTTGTGTGGAACTTATATTATCTGATTTAAACTAGAACTTAAAGTGGcaattgttttttttatgaCAGATACAACTTGAAAAAGCTCACTTATGAGGAGAGGAAGGCCAAGCTTGTCGCGAGATTGAATGCCTTCAACTCTGCTGCAGATGCTGATGAGGACGATGACGAGTGAATTTCCAGAGTTTCTTAATTTTGTTTATGCCTTTTTCTCTGTTAGGACCATTGCTTCATTGTGCAAGCTCAAGTTTTTGAGATTTTTGGATAATTTTTGTTGTTTGGAGATGCTAGCTAGAAATGCAAAATTTAAAGACTAGTCTTATTGTCCTTTAATACTACAACTGCAACCGCCGCATTAAGTGTTTACATTTCTtataaaatattagttttaaatattatttttcttaattcatACTCTTTGATGGCCAATTTGAGTCATTTTTTCTCACTTTGTCAATTATAAATGATTCTCATTTtggtattaaaattaaaaatcaattctTTTGTGATAGCCATACATTGTCCTTAGTCGCGTGTAGGTTATTGTAATTCAAGTAATACATTTGACAAAAGAGAATAATAGAAGTTTTAATATAAATGTAGACATTCGTTTGCAAAATACTAGTTAAAATATATCCAATGTTGTCGTGCAAatgtttttcatattcatgCAAGAATTCGTAATGTGTCACAATTTAGTGTCCTTTGTCTGAACAAAATCATCTTATTAAACAATTCCTCGGAATGAAAGGGTCCACTTTTTACAATCTTATCTTATAGTAGCCAATAGGCATCGTTTGACTACAGTATACCTTTCAACGCTATCCACATAACTGATTCCCCCTACTTTGATGCAATCGCTATAGAGAAGGAAAATGGCTCATTCACATAACCCCAAAGTATACCTTGACAGTAGGACACTGAGAAAGAGTCATGGCACATTCCCTGTCTGCAGCGGCAGCAATGGCGGGGGCGGCGTCTACTACAACAGCAGCACCAACACCCTTCTCCACAACAACCTATAAGAAGAGTCATTTTGCATGTGTTAGTGTGAGGGCATCCCATGAAGATTCAAACGATGAAAAGAGCCTCAACAGAAGGTTAGCGCTTTCCTCATTTGTTATGGATTTTGATTCATACCTTATGACAATGCCATTGCCAATTTGCCATTAGACAGATAAATGTTAGTAATATTGATATATAGAAGTGGTGGTGTTGATTCACAGGACATTGAGCTTGGGGTTGGGTGGTGTAGCTCTTGGGTTGAATGGTGGTGAGTGGAGTGCAAGAGCAGCAGCTAGAAGGCCTCCACCTTCACCCCAAGAAGAGAAAAAGGACCCAAATTTGAGTGGGCTTCAGGCTAAAGTAGTAGCTAGCAAAAAGAGGAAGGAAGCCATGAAGGAGGAAATGGCCAAGCTTAGGCAGAGAGGAAAGTCAGTTCAAGCAACCCCTGCTCAGGCTCAACCTCAGCCACAGACTGAACCTCAATCTCAACCTCAACCTCAGGAGCAATCTCAATCTCAAGCACTGGATGAACCTCAACCACCCTCTCAATCTGAATAGTCACACCATTTTTAAATATGTTGTTGTCtctatttttgtattttaatggAACAACCATCTGAGGATATTATTCCTTtttcgtattttttttttccttcaaacAATGTATCATTTCAATAAAACAAAGGATCCTTTTACCAGAGGAGAAATGAGAACCCCCgccaaaaaagaaaattatatcaTTGTATGGTATGGATGTAAATTCTAACATGGTTGCTTAATAGTCAGTTATTTTGCCcaagttggatttttttttttagttttgctgagtaaaaaagaaagaaaaggacAATAGTATATGCTTTGGTAtaaattgttttataatttaaaataaaataaaaatcatttcttTATACTCAATTTTCACAACCTGTATAAAAGTTGTAGTTTTTAGTTTCGGAAATCCTTCCTTTCCCTCTGAAAACTactgtataaaattataaataacccGAAGAGCTTCATAGATCAGGTACCGAATTTAGAACCCGACCCGTTTTGTAGTGAAAGCAAACAAAATATTCAAAATCAAAAgagttataaataaataaagggtGGTCTTGGGTTATTGATTCAAGTTTAGATTTTTACGGACACTGAAAAACGAAGATGATGCCCAAATGTTCTGCTCCACCCAACGAAGCTACTAATCTCTTTCAGAGTTTAAATGGGCTTCAACAAATTACCGAGAGGCGTTCTTTCAAGGTACCCAGAATTCACCACATCACCAAAAATAACATCTTTTTTCCAATTTGAGATGCTGAATCTTCATTTTCTTTACTTTCATAGTGTATTAGTATATTCtgtgtataattatatattaatttcctGGAAATCCAATCATTTCAGGCATGGTTCTTAGATCAGTTTGGGGTTCTCCATGACGGGAAGCAACCTTATCCGGGTGCCATTTCCACATGTATGTATAAAATGTTTTCATAATGTTATTTTTGGCTTCTGGGTGAGCATTGTTTTTTTGTGATATTGCCTCTTTGGCAATGCAGGTGCAGCTGTGCATGTTTCATGTTTGTTTAATTGTCTTTGCTTTGTtgtttaatttgaatttgataGTAGAAAAGCTTGCACATAGTGGAGCAAAGATGGTGATCATAAGTAATTCTTCCAGACGTTCTTCAGTAACCATGGACAAAATAAAGAATCTTGGATTTGACCCTTCTCTATTTGTAGGAGCCATTACCAGTGGAGAACTAACACATCAGTACCTGCAAAGGTGAACAACTGGTATCACCATCAGTTGTTTTGTCTGTTTTGAAACTTCTGTTAAGTTGGATTTATGAGTAGATTTTGATGACTTCATCTTGCAAAAATAGGAGAGATGATGATTGGTTTGCAGCACTTGGAAGATCTTGCATTCACATGACTTGGAGTGACCGGGGAGCTATATCTCTTGAGGTGTGCTTGTGTTTCTTGGATAAGTTTTTCCTGCTCTGTCAAACTTACGACCATATTCTTCATGTTTAAGATAGAGTAACTAACAAACGCTCCTAGTTAACAAGGAAGGCAGCGTAATCAGTGTTTTGACTAATAAACGGTTTGGATTGTATGTGGTGCAATTGCTGCTTGCAGCCATTGCATTTACTGTGGCTGTGCGGTTCTGCTTAATTTGCAAAAGCGCCCGCCAAATGAATTGGATCCCTTTGCTTGTGTTACTTTCTTCATTTTGTTCTGCAAACACATCTTTTGACTAGCTTACCATGAAAATAAACGCCATTTCTGTTAGACTGGAAATTGTAATGAATGGCCTAACATGTCAGAATTTCTTGTAGGGATTAGGCCTACAAGTTGTGGACAAGGTTAAGGATGCTGAATTCATCTTGGCTCATGGCACCGAAGCTTTGGGCCATCCTTCTGGTGTTGCGTGTCCCATGAAACTTGAGGAACTTGAGAGTATATTGGAACAATGTGCTACTAAAAAGATTCCTATGGTGGTGGCTAATCCAGATTTTGTAACTGTTGAAGCTAGAGCCTTGAGAGTAATGCCTGGTAACACAACAACTGGTTTCTCTTTCAACTCTCACTGAACATTTTTGTATTGGAAATTTACACAATGTTTCCCAGAAACGCGTCTTTCAGTTTTagactgtttttttttttttcggttttATTAGGGACTCTGGCTGCAAAATATGAAGAGCTTGGAGGTGAAGTGAAATGGATGGGCAAGCCTGACAAGGTACTCATACTCACCACCACCATTGATTATTAACATGAATTTTTGGCTGGAACTTGCTACATTAGTTTAGATGCTTGTATCGGTCATTGTTTAAACCGTTTTTGCAGATAATTTATGAATCAGCAATGGCCATGGCTGGTGTAGATGCTTCAGATTCTATAGCTGTAGGTGATTCACTCCACCACGACATCAAAGGTGCGAATGCTGCTGGAATCCAATCGGTTTTCACCACAGGAGGAATCCACGCAACTGAACTTGGACTAAACTGTTTTGGGGAGATTGCCAACTCTTCTTCTGTGCAAGCTCTGGCTTCCAAATATGGTGCTTATCCATCATATGTGATACCTGCTTTTACATGGTGAAGAGAAATCATGTATTTATAATTATACATGTGTGTGTGTGACACTAAGACAAAGCTTATATACTGAAATTGATTTGGTAATTTGAAGAATGAGAAGGAATGCAATTCTTTTGTTATTCATCATCATTTGTTTGAGTGTGTGTTGAAATCTCAAAGTGGTAATTGTTGgtgttttcttattattatgatTGTTATTGTTGTTAGTGCTAAATTAGGAAGTTTATTAGCTGTGTTATTAGAATGATAAATTAGAAAAGTAGCAATtgctttgtttgttttgtttaatACTTAATAGTTGGAGACACGTCTTCACCAATcacatacatatttatttttattattcagaacttttctttttttttttctttgtattgtattagtatttgtatgtatttaattataaaGAGCTACCTAGTACCTACCATTACCAACCAAAGTATGTAATTACTAATACCATCAAATCATATTAATTGATTAATGTGTTTAACCAATAGGAATCTATTTTAGTTGTTTGTTTCATTGTATTATcttcttaaataataaaaatggagGGTTGAAAATTGCTCTAAATAAAAGCTGAAATTTGAGTTCAAATTTATTAGAGTAGAGAAGAAAGTTGACATAATCTCAAGCTTATTAacgtaataaatattaaatctaaaagaaacaaactcaaaatttctaataataaataCCAAATCTAAAGTATACAAAACTCAAGATTTCTAATAATACCAAGTGTCCAAATTTAAAGGACCACACGTGCTCGTGCACCATTTACATATTTAcatatctatataatttttatttttaaaaaaaaaaaaacaaaagaagatgaagaaaaaattaAGAGTGATGAAGTAACAGAAcagaaatgaaataaaaacaaattaaaaaaaaaaacagttttgAGTGAAGAGAGAGATTTGGGCATAAGCGTAGGcatagagagagaagagaagagaagagaagagagagagagtggagaCGAAACTCAACTCAGTTCCCAACTGAAATGGACGGAGCTCAGCCACAGCCAACGGACACCGTCATGTCCGACGCGGCGCATCCCGAACCCCAGCCCCAACCCCACCCACCCATGGGTATGGACAGCATCCCCGCCACCCTAAGCCACGGCGGCCGATTCATACAGTATAACATCTTCGGCAACATCTTCGAGGTCACCGCCAAGTACAAGCCCCCTATCATGCCCATCGGCAAAGGAGCTTACGGTATCGTTTGGTAATTTC is a window from the Cannabis sativa cultivar Pink pepper isolate KNU-18-1 chromosome 1, ASM2916894v1, whole genome shotgun sequence genome containing:
- the LOC115708052 gene encoding large ribosomal subunit protein uL18, with amino-acid sequence MVFVKAQKSKAYFKRFQVKFKRRREGKTDYRARIRLINQDKNKYNTPKYRFVVRFTNKDIIAQVVSASIAGDHVLAAAYAHELPHYGLEVGLTNYAAAYCTGLLLARRVLKMLEMDDEYEGNVEATGEDYSVEPAETRRPFRALLDVGLLRTTTGNRVFGALKGALDGGLDIPHSDKRFAGFSKDNKKLDAEIHRKYIFGGHIADYMRTLMEDEPEKYQSHFSQYIKKGIEADNIEEVYKKVHAAIRADPIIKKSEKQPPKEHKRYNLKKLTYEERKAKLVARLNAFNSAADADEDDDE
- the LOC115708054 gene encoding RNA polymerase II degradation factor 1; this translates as MAHSLSAAAAMAGAASTTTAAPTPFSTTTYKKSHFACVSVRASHEDSNDEKSLNRRTLSLGLGGVALGLNGGEWSARAAARRPPPSPQEEKKDPNLSGLQAKVVASKKRKEAMKEEMAKLRQRGKSVQATPAQAQPQPQTEPQSQPQPQEQSQSQALDEPQPPSQSE
- the LOC115708051 gene encoding uncharacterized protein LOC115708051 — its product is MMPKCSAPPNEATNLFQSLNGLQQITERRSFKAWFLDQFGVLHDGKQPYPGAISTLEKLAHSGAKMVIISNSSRRSSVTMDKIKNLGFDPSLFVGAITSGELTHQYLQRRDDDWFAALGRSCIHMTWSDRGAISLEGLGLQVVDKVKDAEFILAHGTEALGHPSGVACPMKLEELESILEQCATKKIPMVVANPDFVTVEARALRVMPGTLAAKYEELGGEVKWMGKPDKIIYESAMAMAGVDASDSIAVGDSLHHDIKGANAAGIQSVFTTGGIHATELGLNCFGEIANSSSVQALASKYGAYPSYVIPAFTW